The Lactuca sativa cultivar Salinas chromosome 2, Lsat_Salinas_v11, whole genome shotgun sequence genome includes a window with the following:
- the LOC111912247 gene encoding 60S ribosomal protein L23A, with protein MAPKGDATKKGDAKSQALKTAKAVKTGSTFKKKAKKIRTKVTFHRPRTLKTDRNPKYPRISAPPRNKLDHYQILKYPLTTESAMKKIEDNNTLVFIVDIRADKKKIKDAVKKMYDIQTKKVNTLIRPDGTKKAYVRLTPDYDALDVANKIGII; from the exons ATGGCGCCTAAAG GTGATGCAACAAAGAAAGGTGATGCAAAGTCACAAGCTTTGAAGACAGCCAAGGCTGTAAAGACTGGCTCAACATTCAAAAAGAAAGCCAAGAAGATCAGAACCAAGGTTACCTTTCACCGCCCAAGGACGCTAAAGACAGACAGAAATCCCAAGTACCCACGCATCAGTGCTCCACCAAGAAACAAATTAGACCACTACCAGATCTTGAAATACCCTTTGACCACAGAATCTGCAATGAAGAAAATTGAAGACAATAATACCCTTGTCTTCATTGTTGACATCCGTGCTGACAAGAAGAAAATCAAAGATGCAGTCAAGAAGATGTATGACATCCAGACCAAGAAAGTCAACACCTTGAtcag ACCTGATGGAACAAAGAAGGCATATGTTCGGTTAACTCCAGATTATGATGCCTTGGATGTTGCAAACAAGATTGGAATCATCTAA
- the LOC111912246 gene encoding pre-rRNA-processing protein TSR2 — translation MVVPAHLTAEAVNELREGIDLLLGRWSALQMAIQNEWGGRDTRQKAQQLALDIYHWLIRPAEALYVDDLENLLDDFMLSLNTEIDDGSIEEISENLMIIHEECLEGNFASIERLRQSASQTANHPMQVVTGDDDDDDDDDESDSGSSSGDEPMDMEDGVDHLTVGEPGRGPTPMVDADGWTVVSSRRNRGGTR, via the exons ATGGTGGTGCCTGCTCATCTCACAGCTGAGGCTGTTAATGAGCTTCGAGAAGGTATCGATCTGCTTCTTGGTCGATGGAGTGCACTTCAGATGGCTATTCAGAACGAATGGGGTGGACGTGACACTCGACAGAAAGCCCAACAACTTGCACTTGATATCTATCACTGGCTAATCAGACCTGCTG AGGCATTATATGTAGATGATTTGGAGAATTTACTTGATGATTTTATGCTCTCTCTTAATACAGAGATCGATGATGGTAGCATTGAGGAG ATATCAGAGAATCTAATGATCATACATGAAGAATGTTTGGAAGGTAATTTTGCCTCAATCGAAAGACTAAGGCAATCTGCTTCTCAAACTGCTAATCATCCCATGCAG GTTGTGactggtgatgatgatgatgatgatgatgatgatgaatctgATTCAGGCTCAAGTTCAGGGGATGAGCCAATGGATATGGAAGATGGAGTTGACCATTTGACTGTTGGTGAACCAGGGAGGGGACCCACACCAATGGTTGATGCTGATGGCTGGACTGTGGTCTCTTCTAGAAGAAATAGAGGAGGGACGCGCTAA